The Arachis ipaensis cultivar K30076 chromosome B07, Araip1.1, whole genome shotgun sequence genomic interval atcagGGGTTTAGGtgtttagggatttagggtttagggtaggggtggcaaagcgggcCGGCCCGCCCCGCCAACTAAGATCGGCTCAAAATGCTAGCCCGTCCCGCTTTATGGCGGATTGGCATGGTGGACCGTCCCGCCAAAACCCGCCAATTTGACGGTGCGGGTTTggcgaatttttttaatttggcgggTTCCAAATCCTAGTCTGACCCGCCTTTTTTAGCAGGTTCAACGGGTCGGCTCGACGGGTTCAACTTGTTTTGCCACCTCttagtttagggtttatatttAGGTGTATTATTAAAGTAATTGGGCATATTAGCTGGTTTGGTATTGTTTTCCTTCATTTTTTTTGAACCTGTAATTTACAACTTTTGAATACAGCATAGACAGTTTATTTATGCaaaaagaatttataataaaACTGGATTAAATATTCACAAAATTTACAAGAAGTGTTCAAACTATTCCAAGACTACATAACACTGAAATTAATCACTTTCAATATCTTTTATGAATCTATTTGACAATATGGACTCAACAACAGCAAAGATGGCTTGGACAATCTCAGTGCTTCACTTCCCCTAATGGCTTCATCTCTGTCTCGATTCATCTCATGAAATAGAATTCGGGAAGCAAATTCTACTCTAAAGTGGTCTACCTCCACCTACAGTTTAAAAGAATATTCTTTTTAATCAACTCTGTTAATTAGTAAAGTAATAGAGAGTTATATTGTTTTAGACACAATTACCTGAGTCCAATTGTCTCAttcatacttttcctttttaatgTTTTCGGGCTGGATTATTTCAAACAATTTCATGACATAAACAGCACAATCATagctgaaaaacaaaaaataaattagcaaTTTAATACAGGATAGTAAGAGAAAACACAATTTTCAGAGTGAAAGATTTATACTGTATTTTTTGGCCTGAGATGTCAATGTATGGTGGTTCAATTCACGATCTTTTTTCCTGAAAagtgtgataaaccccgatttcgtgatttatcttgtgcttattttaggggattttatcacctttttcccatatttattcaatgaaatagcatgtttttgtaattctcccttcaattgtgcttaagtgtaaaaacatgctttttaggcccttaaattggtgattttaatccactttaattctattcgatgccttgatgtgtttgttgagtgatttcaggttcataaggcaagtattggatggaagaagtgaggagaaaagcatgcaaagtgggagaactcatgaagaaatgaaggaaccgtaatgctgttaagcctgacctcttcgcactcaattgaccataacttgagctacagaggtccaaatgaggcggtttcagttgcgttggaaagctaatatctggggcttcgaaatgatttaaaatttttcatatgTTACTTCACTTTCAGGGGCACACACGCACCATGTATGCGTGCGCactgatgctgctcgtggcccactaaagtaaaatctcccccagcaatttctgaagcactttgggcccaacccaactcatttctaatgctatttcatgcagaattcaagattggGCAAAGGGGAGAGTAATTGTTTGGTAGCTTAGcctcatgtagtttagtttctagagagagaagctccctcttctctctagaattatgattagaatttcttagatctaggtttaattcatgctttgatttacttttcctttataatttcttgttcctctactttttctctctctaattttgtatttcattcttgtaattgcctattttgttgttgatgcactctttcttcttctattttcttttaatgcaatttatgattcatgttcctttattgttgatttggatttgttgttgtttaattccttacaattgagtagtgtagatttactttccttgatattttactatgttttctttttatgccttccaagtgtttgatgaaatgcttggttagattttagagtagattttagtgctcttggcttggaaaggtaacttaggaactcttgagttactaatgtccaagtgattgacgattggaagccattaactctagatctcactaattgatattatggacttggattgacataactcatttgactttcctttattagttagagaatgacttaatggggttgatccttgccaattctcatgttgtggttagtgattaggatagagatccttgaccaccaaaccttgccaagacctttctagttgttagtttattttcattaccatttacttttcatgcctcttatcccaaaaaccccaaaacatactctacaaccaataacaagacatttTATTGTAATtcatagggagaacgacccgaggtttaaatacttcggtttataattttaggggtttgtactagtgacaaacaaatcttttgtatgaaaggactattgttggtttagaaactatactttacaacgagacttcatcatttgtgaaattctaaaccacacaaaagttcaTTCATCAAGGTGCCCCCGGCATATGCCTTCATTCTGGAAATCACATACccctaaaaacaaaaaacaaagcaaaatataagaaagaataaatataataaatgaatACACCTAAAGGATCACAAACTACATCTTATTTTGAACAGAAATACATccaaatattaaaatacaaaatacagaAACAACTTACAACGAATTTATTTAGCTTCGTTCTAGCTTCGGAGGGACACGTCTTGTGATACAGGTCAAGTATATAAAATTTTCTCTTTCTTACATCAGCCACCTATATCCACCAATGCTCTGAATAGCAAATaggtgcaaaaatctgaaggatGTCCACATTGAATAGTATTTTAGTTTAATTGGCCCATAACCAAAGAATTGTGATAAGAAGTTTTAGAAacgaaaacttacatatggatgtgatgctaattttttgaggtccaaaaagggtataaacatTGGATAGTCGTCGACCATAAATGGCATTTTGGATTTAGGCTGTAAGAATTCCGCACCTGGATGATTTCCAATGGCCATGTTCTGCAGCATTTGTGAAACAACAAAAGAAATATTTAATATACCCAAAAGATTACACAAATACACTCAAATTTTATTACAGTACACGTTACCACAATATTTGGGGGAAAACGGTaaatttcttcttcaaattttttaatattttgtctGTTCAGTATCAAACAAATAACATtgacaatctagaaaaaaaaaacccaaatcaATTTACATCAATCAACATTGCAGTCACATTTCATGATAAAATCATTAAtcttattctaatattacctcagCTTCGATATATGTAGCAGCTTTTAGAGATGTAAAGTGGACTTTTGACATTATCAATGGTGCTTGGGCATTCAGGATGCACACCGGTTCATACTCATTAGTGGTTCCATCTCCGTATGTCTTTACACGTGTGGCCCACAGGTAGCACTTTTCTTTCATGTCCCCCAAAATTTCCTTGCTCCTTGCAGGAGTTTCAAAAATTTGTCCGGCAGACTACTGTTCCATCGGGGGACTTTTACCCTCTGCAAAATCCAATGCTGTCTTTACCCCACTGTTTGCAATTTTTTCCACCAGCTCCTCTAATTGTTCGATTAGTTTTGGTATTTCAGGACTTTTTCTCTTTTGagattctggttccctctcttgGTTCAGTGTTTCTTCTTGACTTGAATCAGTGAAGCTAAGGCTGAATGATTGGAAGTTCTTTAGGTACGTATGATGCTGTGCGTGCCATCATCATCAGTGTAGCAGCAGTGGCTTCAGGGGCTGGATTACTGCGTGTTGATATATAAGatactataagaataagaatagacGAATGATATCAAAATAGAGTTATATTGTGCTGAACTTACACTTTAGATGGAGCTTATGGCACTGTGGGTATACTTTCGTCAAGTTTTTGGGATTGTGGAGTGTTGCAGGGTTAGAAAAAAtgaatcaaattataaaaaaactAGTTACAGATCAATTCTGAAGATATACACCCAAATAAGgaaaatatacacccaaataatGACCAAATACACCCGAATATTATTCTTTACCTTTTAGTTCTTTCTTCACTAATTTTCTCGCTTGGAGACTTTGCGGGAATGGTTCAATTGCTGGCACAGGGCTTGGTGCTGTTATTTGGGACAAAGGCATGCATACTTGAATTTCGGAACTCTAAACAAGACAAAATTAAAAGTTAAGAAAGCCCCTTAAAATAGTTGATTAGAACGTTGAAATTTAGTTGTAAAACTCACGNNNNNNNNNNNNNNNNNNNGGTTCAGATTGCAAATGTGTCTCCATCCGTACAACCATCATCTTCTGTTGAGTTAGGCCACTGGCTGATTCTTCTACCAGACTCAACCTGAAATCTACCCAAATAAAGTCAAAATACACCTGAAGGATTGAAAAAAACATAGGCTTtatttttttgagaacttacgtaattgtagatttttctttttttttattgccttttttttcttgaataaaacattaaagggttttttttctaaaaaaaaatatatgcagaATTAGAAGCAGATGGTAAAAAAAGAATTAAGCAACTGGTATTAAAAACAGAAATTACATGCTATCCGCGGGTTTGTTTATGCTGCTTTCATCTGCTTGTCCTTGAAACAAAGGATCACTCTCGCTTCCTAAGTTCACATACGGCATTCTAAGTATAGAATAAATATCATTCAGTAAAAATACTATATAGTTAAATTAGGATATCAAGATTCTATCAAATAAAGGTTCTTACGTTTCAGATAAGTCATAGTGACCTTCCGTCGATCGCAGCCGAGCTCCCTTCTTTCTGGGAAACCAAAAATAATTATGAGCAACCAAAACACCTTAAAATCGAtaatatacacccaaatataACAAACCCCTTTGCAGCAGCCTTTTCAttggttttcttcttttttgattcTCTTAAGAATTCTTGTAATAATTCAATTCCAAGATCAAATCTGACAGTACATGCaaaagaacatgttaacaaatataattttgatgataAACGCTAAGATAGCTTTACAAAGTATCTTACCCATCATAGGATTGAATTTCTTCTTCAGAAGACGAATCCTCAATAATGTGCTTTCTCTTTTTGGATTGCGTCCtggaaataaaaaaaagtatgaataaaaaaaacacacaaaaattaatgataaaatattatCGAAAGCAGTGCATACTTTTTGGGTgtagtttgaattttttttctttgttttttatttttttgttggtGATGGTTCTTCACTTCTGAAAGTTAATGAGAAACACTCTGTTACTAAAATTGAACTATTCAAATAATAAACAGAAAAGAAAGCGAtgcaataataattttagaatctTACTCATCATCGGATTTACTTTCAGTTTCTGTAGTGGAATCCTGCAAAATCTGCTTCCTTTTTGTATAAAATTCTAGAGTGCAAACAATTGTTAGAAAAAAACATCCTAAAAATGataaaatacaccaaaaaataTTACTTACTTTTTAGATGCCTTGCtgggttgttttctttttttgttgtttCCTCTGAGTCTTGTTCAGACTCAGACTCAGAGGAAAAATCAGGTTCATTCTCGGAAGAATCACTCTCGGATGAAGttgccttcttcttttttgttttttttttgttttttctttcttttctttttctttcctttcctgCAACTTCTTTTTCACTTCCGCCTTTTTGACAATGCCCTAAAACATTTAaaacatttaaaattaattaCACATTAATTCAGATGAGATACACCCAAATAATATTCATATACACCCAAAGATTAGCTACACATCAATTCAGATGAGATACACCAAAATAATATTCATATACACTCAAATATTAGCTAAATATACCCAAATTAAATGGGAGTATTCTGTCCATTTACCATATGCCCATCAATCTCTGCTCTGATCCTTGCAACCAGTAGCTCTCTATTCCAGTGGCTAACCCAGGGAGGCCCAAGAATTGCTTCTGCCTTCTTGTTTGCGTGTTTTGTTAGATGGAAATAGATTATCATCAAAGCATAGAGACATCCGTCAAtcgattttttctttttcaaacggTAATTGCTTATGCCTTTCACAATGAAATCGAGCACATGGGCGCCCCAATTGCCCTCGGTTATTTTGTCCATCTGAAAAATTGGAGCTAGGTGGACAGGAGATACTTTATTTATCGTTGTTGGCAACAAGAACGCCATCTGAATATAGAgtatgaaaatcctcttgaacatcagACGATCTTCATCATTGTCAACACCGATATTCATCATCTCATCAGTTAAATTCCTTAATGTCTTTCCCTGAAATCTTCTAAAAATGACTTTGTTGTCCTCAGAAAGATCCTTAAAACTCACTTTATCGGGAAATAGATCTcctataaaaaagaaaataatttacACTCTAAATcacttaaaatacacccaaatatcactCGCTTATAcctaaatttattatttgattacATGAGATCAGAATAAGATATTAAAGAGAATGCAAGTATAGAGGTTTTGTAGAATCAGTTACCTGATGCATTGAGGTCAAGGGGCAGCCCCTATTATTTTGGGTTTAACTTTAATCGAACCATAGCTTGTGTCTAGTTTGTTTTTGCCCAAATTAAAGGAGTTGGCCAACTCCTTTAACAGTTTGTGTGGCACATTCATTGGTGGGATGTGCATGAGGCCACCAAATCCTAATTCGACAACAATGGCTTTCTTTGGCTCACTCATCTTTTCATACTTTTCACTCAATAGTCTTGTGGCACATTTCAagtctttggtttgctgtaaacaaagcaaaatgaGAGTTATTTAAATAAGCCATATTTACATTAGGAATAATTGATTTGTTCTAAGATATATATATGTgtttacattgtattttttcATCTTGGCCTTTGGCTGTCATTTTTACTGTAAGAAAGAAGAAATACTGTcaatagagaaaaaaaatcaGGCAAGTAACAGACACATACACTCAAATACCAACCAACTACACCCAAATACCAACCATCTACACCCAAATACCAGCCTCATACACCCAAATTCAGTCCTatacatatttattatttttttgattaCACGAAATGAAATAAGTTAAAATTGATATTCAAATCAACCAAACTTGCATACAATGATACTACAAGGTCAAGCAAAGGTACAACAGCACCAGTTACAGCTTAATActcttaatttatatatatatatatatatcactggTCAAGCAAAGGTACAACAGCACTAGTTACAGTTTAATACTCTTAATATATATCAGTTCATACAcctcttttattttttgattaCATGACATTATATGAGTTCAGAATGATATTTAAGTTCAAATGCCACTAGAAGTACTAGTCACATTCCAATTCGGACATATACACCTAAATATTcgcaatatacacccaaaaatgATTTCACTAGAAATACAATACAGAGTTTATATGTATACAAACTCACTTGTAAAACATGCAAACAAGCACAAAATATGGACAAAAATAGACGAAAACACGTTAAACCATTCACTAGAAGTATGTAAAACAGCGTAAACGACTTAAACTGTTTCATCAGAACCGTAATATCAAACCTAAATCAAGAAtagtgaaagagagagagaaatacgACGATAATGCTTTGTTTTCGAAATGAGAAATAGAAATCTGAAAAACCTAGAAGAATATTGAAACAATACCTTCAATAATGTTTCTTCGttctttttggtattttttgaTGGAGATTTAgatgttttcttcttgatttcttctagtTTTCACGAGGAGTTTGACAATTTCTTCACAATTGCAGTTGGTTTCGAACGAGGCTTGAATCTCGAGGGTTAGGGTTTTGAttgaggatgaagaggaagagtCGTTTATAATGGTGAGTAGCGCGTTTTGGAAACATGAAACGGTTGAGTAACGCGCGTGTATCTACGCTCGAGTATGGGGAGTTTTAATGCGCGTGTGTTTTATTGAGCTTGGCCAACTTGTAGGACTTATAAGCCAAAAAGACTTATATGTGTAGCATGgccttaaaaaaaagaaaaaaagaaaagaaataacagaaaatatcACACAAAGCCTTAGATTTTTActttaaagaataaaataaaattttgtatcATTAATAATTTTCTTTCTTATATATTCTTTTGATCccacttataaaataaataataataaattatgctttattctctaaaattaaatttaaaatttaaaaaatttaaatccaAAAATTTCACATTAACTAAAAAATTACTCTTCACATTAAGTATTTAAATAGTCAATAAAAAGAATAAACTTGGTTAAATCCATCTCAGCTAATAACAGAGTGCGAGACTGAGAGCGCGAAGAGCGAAGGACGTTGCTCTCTTTGGTTTCCAGTTTTCAACGATGGATCGCGCTCAGCTTCTGCTTCTGGGATTGCCACTCTTCCTCTTCTGTTCCGACCTCTTATCCCTATTCATTTCTTCTCCGCCGTCGCCGCCACTCTCTTCGAAGCCctctcaccaccaccaccaccaccgaccAGCGATTGACCCTGCAACTGTAGAGCCCTCATCCGAGGTATCTATTATTTCAATTCtgtcaattcaattcaattctctTCATTGCTTCTAATATACAATGATTTCAGAAACCGGAGACTACTATTGTTGGAGGTGTTGGACTTGGCAACACCGTTACGATCAATTACTGCTCCTCTTGCTCCTATAGGTCTATAAACTCTCCCTTAATCTTCTTGTCTcaatttttctaaattttctttttttttttttttttctaattttcatttttttactgTNNNNNNNNNNNNNNNNNNNNNNNNNNNNNNNNNNNNNNNNNNNNNNNNNNNNNNNNNNNNNNNNNNNNNNNNNNNNNNNNNNNNNNNTTGCTTCCATCgctattattatttattagttcCTATCTATCTAATTTAGTTAGCTAGCAATTAGGAATGCTTTCTGACTAATTATCTCAAGCATCttccctttgtgtttttattttttatttttttctttcttttatttcggGTTTATGTATCAGTATGAAGATGTTATCGATATAAAACATTGCTGAGAGCCAGTTCATCTAAATAGTGATTTCTGGAGAATTAGGTTGTCGTTGGAAAATTTTTCTTATTTGTTCGAGATGAATTTCTAGTTTGTAGGTTCTTGAATTTATCAACATATTAGAGCAGGTAGAAGGAACAAAACTTTAGTTGGTATATTCTGTAATTCtagtaaaattttgtattttgctAGAgtggcaaaggtgccaaaagtgGAGAAAATTTGAAGAGAATTAATGTATTGGAAACTTAGAGATTTTAATTTTCTATACAAGATTTTCCACTTTTGGCTCCTTAGAGCACTCGTTGGAAAACTCtacaaaattttaagaaaaaggaCCGGACCTTAGATTCTTTtgagtcttttttttttccatcatATTTAGAGAATTCCATCGTAAATATTTTGCAATAGGATAGTAATATTGATATCCCTCAAAACTCAAAAGCCTAAAACCAAGCTAGCTGAACTTCATTACACTTCAAGCTCCAGATCTTCAATCTTTTCTGGCCATCTATTACACATTTCACACTTGCTTGATTTCGAATCTCTTAAATTGAAGTCCaattcctttttcattatttgtGGTGACATACTATTGAGGTGTGCATAAAAATAGCTCACCAACAGGAGTTACTAGATATCATTCCTTTTTATGCCTTTAAGTTTTCACCCTTAGTATTTAGTTCATTACTTTTGTTTGTTAGACATGGTTGTGCTTAGAATAGGGTAATTGGTATGAATGGGACATTGTGTTTTTGTGCAGGGGAAAAGCAGTAGCTATGAAGAATATGTTGGAGATTGCTTTTCCTGGTACTGAGTTTATTCTTGCAAATTATCCCCCACCTCTCCCAAAGCGTCTGCTAAGCAAGGTAGTCCCAGTTGTTCAAATTGGTGTCATAGGGATCGTAGTAGCAGGAGAACAGATTTTTCCAATGTTGGGTTTTGTTGCACCCCCTCCTTGGTATTATAACTTGCGTGCAAATAAGTTTGGAACTGTTGCAAGTACCTGGCTTCTTGGGAATGCCCTGCAGTCATTTTTACACAGCTCCGGGGCATTTGAAGTTTACTTCAATGGTGAACTGGTTGGTGCCTTACTTCTTTTTATGATCTATTTTCCCCGTAACTTCTATTATGTATTTCTTCACTATAGGAAGTTCTGATCATTCACTGTGGCAAATGCAACTCTCCTCATGACTTTTAACTGTTTTAGCACACGTCAGTCATATTCGATTGGCTAATACTATGACTAGttctaatatttattatattatttattatgattTTCACTGTTAGGAGAGTCCCCATTGGGAAACTTATAGCTACTAACTTATATCTTGCTAGCCCTATCATTATTTTTGTACAAAAATTTGCAACTTATCATTCTTTATTCATGGAAACTCCGTGTCTTCTGTTGAATGCATTTGGATTGTATAACTTTATGTATGACAATGTAAAACTAGATTATGATTTTCTGGAGAGTTAGCAGATTTAGAGTTGGGGGCATCGGGGAGTATCTTCCATCAAtaacttataaaaaaaaaacatttctgTCAGTTATGCCACAATAATTGTTATTCAGTGAAATGCTTATAGCAACCTTCGTAGTTTGCAGTATCTATTTTATGATTGTTCGCATTTTTTCTCTCTAGTAATTGGGGGAGAGGTTTCCCACCTTGTGTTGAACTTTCAACTTATCAGGCATTTCGTTTTGCAACAT includes:
- the LOC107608994 gene encoding selT-like protein, producing the protein MDRAQLLLLGLPLFLFCSDLLSLFISSPPSPPLSSKPSHHHHHHRPAIDPATVEPSSEKPETTIVGGVGLGNTVTINYCSSCSYRGKAVAMKNMLEIAFPGTEFILANYPPPLPKRLLSKVVPVVQIGVIGIVVAGEQIFPMLGFVAPPPWYYNLRANKFGTVASTWLLGNALQSFLHSSGAFEVYFNGELVFSKLKEGRFPGEIELKNLITKKMANSRLADGVPELWP